From Podospora bellae-mahoneyi strain CBS 112042 chromosome 3, whole genome shotgun sequence, the proteins below share one genomic window:
- a CDS encoding hypothetical protein (EggNog:ENOG503P9T7), which translates to MGKRQLSPMGLQARQEGEGSQLLPAMCFSLCDSAYLEAQRLGKTAELCSKDSAFLSIFGNCTACIKDNSNDTKYSEIEKGYIKPNFQPWLDYCEVLPPIPISATSGSTKMIVLPADYFDTVTKTYWKQTLLGPNSITSFLETVTRILPNLKSFNVTDPQETTSTTFSNATTTSLSSSTSTSATATQSVSELELDQSGPPTTLNRSSLIGVLVGSVIGGLLLLGAIAFMIRRRRKKEPIARTEDANDGKDEVWGKAQLHGDSIPVKPKTSPQELPNSWLRELPDSGFRELPLGSDSTELPISPMSKELQGSQGLPRYELHGGDAHFEKREGGGRGEML; encoded by the exons ATGGGAAAACGACAGCTATCGCCTATGGGCTTACAAGCACGGcaagagggtgagggatcTCAATTGCTGCCAGCTATGTGCTTCTCACTCTGCG ATAGCGCATATCTGGAAGCCCAAAGGCTCGGCAAAACTGCAGAACTGTGTTCAAAAGACTCAGCCTTTCTTTCAATCTTCGGGAATTGTACCGCTTGTATCAAGGATAACTCGAACGACACCAAGTATTCAGAGATCGAGAAGGGTTACATCAAGCCAAACTTTCAACCATGGCTGGACTACTGCGAAGTCTTGCCGCCGATCCCGATATCAGCTACCAGTGGATCGACCAAGATGATTGTGCTTCCCGCCGATTACTTTGACACTGTAACAAAGACCTACTGGAAACAAACATTACTGGGCCCGAATAGCATCACTTCGTTTTTGGAGACAGTCACACGGATTCTACCCAATCTGAAGTCCTTCAACGTTACTGATCCCCAGGAAACAACTTCGACCACTTTTAGCAATGCTACCACTACGAGTCTATCATCAT CTACTAGCACCTCCGCAACTGCCACACAGTCAG TCTCAGAACTTGAGCTCGACCAATCCGGACCCCCAACTACACTAAACAGAAGCTCCCTCATCGGTGTGCTAGTAGGCTCAGTAATAGGCggactcctcctcttggGTGCCATTGCCTTCATGATACGACGCCGGCGGAAAAAAGAACCCATTGCTCGAACCGAAGACGCAAACGACGGGAAGGATGAGGTCTGGGGAAAGGCACAGCTACATGGTGACTCTATACCCGTCAAACCAAAAACATCCCCGCAAGAGCTGCCAAATTCTTGGCTTCGAGAGCTACCGGACTCAGGTTTCCGGGAGCTTCCACTTGGTTCTGACTCGACAGAGCTTCCTATATCGCCCATGTCGAAGGAGCTTCAGGGAAGTCAGGGCCTTCCGAGGTATGAACtgcatggtggtgatgctcatttcgagaagagggaggggggtgggaggggtgaaATGCTTTGA
- a CDS encoding hypothetical protein (COG:E; EggNog:ENOG503NV5G), whose protein sequence is MSRIRRDIPEGERAPAQEENIGLLSSHDASQEPQRRPSPIHSNSTSSSKSSSRERPPGGLSIHPPGPRTPRTPHRVRFDLTPTFVPEEARQFPAVPPKPTPTNEDTHHHARASFDYSESDTFNLDDDDYLSSSTARRGHQRVPLLSDITAPSIAVASDRSLFGDHADAEDWHASEASRPKSNLSSAFMNMANSIIGAGIIGQPYAFKSAGLLSGTLLLVVLTVVVDWTICLIVINSKLSGASSFQGTVEKCFGKPGLIAISVAQWAFAFGGMVAFGVIVGDSIPNVMKAIWPDLAGGRIGSWLVDRRVVIVVFTLGVSWPLALYRDIAKLAKASTFALVSMGVIVLTVVVQVGFVEVEERGEVKGWEGWVLGDGIWSAIGVISFAFVCHHNSLLIYGSLEKPTIDRFSKVTHYSTAISMFACLLMALAGFLTFGDKTQGNVLNNFPADNTMVNIARLCFGLNMLTTLPLEAFVCREVMLNYYFPGDPFNLALHLIFTSSLVFSAMTLSLLTCDLGTVFDLVGGTSAAAMAYILPPLCYIRLTKKSWRTWVAWGVVGFGGVVMGMSMVQALGKMISGMFLFPFDYLFPMLT, encoded by the exons ATGTCGAGAATACGAAGGGACATCCCCGAAGGAGAAAGGGCCCCAGCCCAAGAAGAGAACATCggtctcctctcctcccacgaCGCCTCCCAAGAACCACAACGacgcccctcccccatccacagcaacagcacctcCTCGagcaaatcctcctcccgcgAACGACCCCCAGGCGGGCTATCTATCCACCCGCCCGGCCCACGAACACCACGCACACCACACCGAGTCCGCTTCGACCTCACACCCACGTTCGTCCCAGAGGAAGCCAGGCAATTCCCCGCTgtccctcccaaacccacccccacaaaCGAGGACACTCACCACCACGCCAGAGCGTCGTTCGACTACTCCGAATCAGacaccttcaacctcgacgacgatgattacctatcctcctccaccgcccgccGAGGCCACCAGCGCGTCCCTCTGCTATCAGATatcaccgccccctccataGCCGTCGCATCCGACCGCTCCCTATTCGGCGACCACGCCGACGCAGAAGACTGGCACGCCTCGGAAGCATCCCGCCCCAAATCAAACCTGTCGTCAGCGTTCATGAACATGGCCAACAGCATCATCGGCGCGGGCATCATTGGCCAACCGTACGCCTTCAAGTCAGCCGGTCTCCTGTCTGGCACGTTGCTCCTCGTGGTCCTcaccgtggtggtggactggACGATCTgcctcatcgtcatcaactCCAAGCTCTCGGGGGCGTCGTCGTTTCAGGGCACGGTGGAGAAGTGTTTTGGCAAGCCGGGGTTGATCGCCATCAGCGTGGCGCAGTGGGCGTTTGCgtttggggggatggtggcgtTTGGGGTTATTGTGGGGGATTCGATACCGAATGTTATGAAGGCGATATGGCCGGATTTGGCTGGAGGAAGAATAGGGAGCTGGCTGGTGGataggagggtggtgattgtgGTTTTTACGCTGGGGGTGAGCTGGCCGTTGGCGTTGTATAGGGACATTGCCAAGCTGGCAAAGGCGAGCACGTTTGCGCTGGTGAGCATGGGGGTTATTGTtctgacggtggtggtgcaggtcgggtttgtggaggtggaggagaggggggaggtgaaggggtgggaggggtgggtgctGGGGGATGGGATTTGGAGTGCGATTGGGGTTATCAGTTTTG CATTTGTTTGCCATCACAACTCGTTGCTCATCTACGGCTCCCTCGAAAAACCGACCATCGATAGGTTCTCCAAGGTGACGCACTACAGTACGGCAATCAGCATGTTTGCCTGCCTCCTCATGGCCCTCGCAGGGTTTTTGACGTTTGGGGACAAGACCCAGGGCAACGTCCTCAACAATTTCCCCGCGGACAACACCATGGTCAACATCGCGAGGTTATGCTTCGGACTCAACATGCTCAccactcttcctcttgaAGCGTTCGTCTGCAGAGAGGTGATGCTCAACTACTACTTCCCGGGAGATCCGttcaacctcgcccttcACTTAATATTTACGTCAAGCTTGGTTTTCAGCGCCATGACGCTGAGCCTGTTGACTTGTGACTTGGGAACGGTGTTTGATCTTGTGGGGGGGACGAGcgcggcggcgatggcgtATATTTTGCCGCCGTTGTGTTATATTAGGCtgacgaagaagagctggaggacgTGGGTGGcctggggggtggtggggtttggaggggtggtgatggggatgagtATGGTGCAGGcgttggggaagatgattAGTGGTATGTTCTTGTTTCCTTTTGACTATTTGTTTCCGATGCTAACATGA
- the NOP15 gene encoding nucleolar protein (COG:A; BUSCO:EOG09264T8I; EggNog:ENOG503P21Q), with protein MARTVNGAGRKAKASATEKKAANGTPKAEKRKATEDASPVVIKKQKPAKDVVAEEAPKKLALKKEKKPTKEEKPTKKAKKVEEPVEEETVNFEEEDEEVDLETQALVEALDSDNEEEQPTRISEIFQKGQDVGKIPKSKKAKKEKKEKETPVSSGNPGVVYLGRIPHGFYEHELRAYFGQFGDITKLRVVRNKKTGASRHRAFIEFAEAEVADIAARTMDKYLLFGHILTAKVVPPEQVHPDLFKGANRRFKVVPWNKMAGNQLERPLSESQWQAKITKEEQRRLARAEKLKDLMDYEFDIPQLKAPEAKPQLENGTAEEEAPKEIEAPPAVEEKVEKKIEEKIEEVVETVVETKVTKVKKTKAAKEPKEDTPRKGTRSSTRNKKTKS; from the exons ATGGCCAGAACAGTTAACGGTGCAGGCCGTAAGGCGAAGG CTTCTGCcacggagaagaaggccgccaaCGGAACccccaaggccgagaagcgcAAGG CTACTGAGGATGCTTCCCCCGTcgtcatcaagaagcagaagcccGCCAAGGACGTTGTCGCCGAGGAGGCCCCCAAGAAGTTGGcgctgaagaaggaaaaaaagccaacaaaggaggagaagcccaccaagaaggccaagaaggtcgAGGAACCAGTCGAGGAAGAGACTGTGAactttgaggaggaggacgaggaggtcgaTCTTGAGACCCAAGCCCTAGTTGAGGCCCTTGACAGCGACAACGAGGAGGAACAGCCAACGCGGATCAGCGAGATCTTCCAGAAGGGTCAGGATGTCGGCAAGATccccaagtccaagaaggcgaagaaggagaagaaggaaaaggagaccCCAGTCAGCAGTGGAAACCCCGGCGTCGTTTACCTCGGACGCATCCCCCACGGTTTCTACGAGCACGAGCTCCGGGCGTACTTCGGTCAATTCGGCGATATCACCAAGTTGAGAGTTGTGCGCAACAAGAAGACAGGCGCCAGCCGTCATCGTGCCTTCATTGAGTTTGCGGAGGCTGAGGTGGCCGATATCGCGGCGCGCACCATGGATAAGTACCTTCTCTTCGGCCACATTCTTACCGCCAAGGTTGTGCCGCCTGAGCAGGTGCACCCTGACCTCTTCAAGGGCGCCAACCGCCGCTTCAAGGTCGTCCCCTGGAACAAGATGGCCGGCAACCAGCTCGAAAGACCGCTTTCCGAGTCGCAATGGCAGGCCAAGATCAcaaaggaggagcagagacGGCTTGCGCGGgctgagaagctcaaggatCTTATGGACTACGAGTTTGACATCCCTCAGCTCAAAGCTCCCGAGGCCAAGCCACAACTGGAGAACGGaaccgccgaggaggaggctccTAAGGAGATCGAGGCCCCTCCCGCCGTCGAGGAAaaggttgagaagaagattgaggagaagattgaagaggttgttgagacggTTGTCGAGACCAAGGTGACCAAGGTCAAAAAGACTaaggctgccaaggagcCCAAGGAGGACACACCCAGAAAGGGGACAAGGAGCAGCACGAGGAACAAGAAGACGAAGTCATGA
- the GET1 gene encoding GET complex subunit get1 (COG:U; EggNog:ENOG503P1QW), which yields MPSLLLIIFVTELVVQLVNTLGATTINDLLWRIYLTLPTSLSLEFAQQRKKQKEYLAVRHELKATSSQDEFAKWAKLRRQHDKLLEDLEKKKASLEAARTKFDRTLTTTRTVSTRGVQWFLPFWYSKEPMFWLPYAWFPYYVEWFASFPRAPMGSVSIVVWQWACTAVIALMIEAATAALVYVAAKQSQKVRQPVPAQSEKKDS from the exons ATGCCATCTCTACTACTCATCATATTCGTCACCGAGCTGGTTGTCCAGCTGGTCAACACCCTCGGcgcaaccaccatcaacgaTTTG CTATGGAGGATATACCTTACCCTACCGACATCGCTCTCGTTAGAGTTTGCACAACAGCGAAAGAAGCAAAAAGAATACCTCGCCGTTCGACATGAGCTGAAGGCGACGAGCAGTCAAGACGAGTTTGCCAAGTGGGCGAAACTCAGGCGCCAGCATGACAAGCTGTTGGAGGATCTTGAGAAGAAGA AGGCTTCGCTCGAGGCAGCCCGCACCAAGTTCGATCGAACCCTCACGACCACCCGCACGGTCTCGACCCGCGGCGTACAGTGGTTCCTCCCCTTCTGGTACAGCAAGGAGCCCATGTTCTGGCTCCCCTACGCCTGGTTCCCCTACTATGTCGAATGGTTCGCCTCTTTCCCCCGTGCGCCAATGGGTAGCGTCAGCATTGTGGTTTGGCAATGGGCTTGCACCGCCGTGATCGCTCTGATGATTGAGGCGGCCACAGCAGCTTTGGTGTATGTTGCTGCGAAGCAGTCACAAAAGGTCAGGCAGCCTGTTCCAGCGCAGTCGGAAAAGAAAGATTCATGA
- a CDS encoding hypothetical protein (COG:U; EggNog:ENOG503P0SS): MAIDWGTIKSLLIFFGPLLLPKAISYYRSIRATSQTHRLKIIPLSPSLTRAIAILSAVATTFLLRALPIFSPENIFAITQSRLQIPTEVLFNRLSSLRELHTLTPLDLALKAKFTSLESRLLYLQFGPDVLGNCPFCKSDDPTSYLYYAIPSILTPHVFNLVVITLVTSSLFSGEKAAGWRTPAAIASVVVAVLDLYLTSSFNHQSNSNKLRLQDLDLIFWSSRLMRFISLAMLDIFLALAIYLTGTNRAFVTPPSPAERIESVLKGLGNIKGKLNAAGVVKNTVTRDEGLRGRSNGYWAHEVRLTREMMEEEEVVRGMNDALENRLDVRSLERDAEEYTRGVLGGLMGFSSPTAASGGEAVPGTPTTTTSSTTAGGHVKEE, encoded by the exons ATGGCCATAGACTGGGGGAC catcaaatccctcctcatcttcttcggccccctcctcctgcccaaAGCAATATCCTACTACCGCTCCATCCGCgccacctcccaaacccaccgcctcaaaatcatccccctctccccctccctcacccgcgccatcgccatcctctccgctGTGgcaaccaccttcctcctccgcgcCCTCCCAATCTTTTCCCCAGAAAACATCTTCGCCATCACCCAATCCCGCCTCCAGATCCCCACCGAAGTCTTGTTCAACCGATTATCCTCCCTCAGGGAACTGCACACTCTCACCCCGCTAGACCTCGCCCTCAAAGCAAAATTCACCTCGCTCGAGTCAAGACTGTTGTACCTCCAGTTCGGACCGGATGTCCTAGGAAACTGCCCCTTTTGCAAGAGCGACGATCCGACAAGTTATTTGTATTATGCCATCCCGAGTATTTTGACGCCCCATGTTTTTAATCTGGTGGTTATCACGCTGGTGACGTCGAGTTTGTTTTCGGGGGAAAAGGCGGCTGGTTGGCGGACCCCGGCGGCGATTGcgagtgtggtggtggcggtgctGGATTTGTATTTGACGAGCAGTTTTAACCACCAGTCTAACTCGAACAAACTACGGCTGCAGGATCTGGATTTGATTTTTTGGAGTTCGAGGCTGATGAGATTTATTTCTCTTGCCATGTTGGATATATTTCTTGCGTTGGCGATATATCTTACTGGGACGAACAGGGCGTTTGTCACGCCGCCGTCACCGGCGGAGAGGATAGAGAGTGTcttgaaggggttggggaatATCAAGGGGAAACTGAAtgcggcgggggtggtgaagaatACGGTTACCAGggatgaggggttgaggggaagGAGTAATGGGTATTGGGCGCatgaggtgaggttgacgagggagatgatggaggaggaggaggtggtgagggggatgaatGATGCGCTGGAGAATAGGCTGGATGTGAGAagtttggagagggatgCGGAGGAGTATACtaggggggttttgggggggttgatggggtttAGTAGTCCTACGGCGGCAAGTGGGGGTGAGGCGGTGCCGGGTACGCCAACTACTACGACGTCGTCGACGACAGCAGGTGGGCACGTTAAGGAGGAGTAG
- a CDS encoding hypothetical protein (EggNog:ENOG503NV4S; COG:O; MEROPS:MER0078983) has product MLRPTSFLTKLALWVAAANAFVVFIPDDQCDPTGHCGPFTKTTRKHGGHSARSNGGEVVTFPLVARPRQVLDDESEPFDRVAVAIARVAQKFGGPPAVRARSQKDDKNYVPGNQYPISHPIKPTSEGSTGIYQYGPDFSYFIRVELGSQKTPLYMLLDTGAGNTWVMGTDCTEYACRLHDRFDTATSTSWKANQADDFFINYGTGNVTGVVGWDNMVLAGKTVNVQFGVANHTAEELRHYAFDGILGLGMGHSVTGSFFKEVRQQNALKPIVAISMNRDSDGVNDGQATFGGIDPAKHVGEIKYADVTTEHKAKGEWVIPIEGFSFDGKQAKLNSTKAIIDTGTTYIFGSPSDVAELFKLVPGAKLDEKPAYTEYIVPCETKTAFKVTFGGVAYEIPAKDWVAQVVDDKCLSRIYGYIDLPSFRPGEWIMGDVFLKNVYSVFDADNGNMRIGFANKAAPPKPTSTGNTGAVATGEDGRPVVPGSTGSATGETSAETVTPKTVSGGSKVGGVVFTLAWALVAWAMMAV; this is encoded by the exons ATGTTGAGGCCGACGTCTTTTCTTACAAAGCTCGCACTTTGGGTTGCCGCTGCCAACGCCTTTGTTGTGTTCATTCCCGACGACCAATGCGATCCTACCGGCCATTGTGGTCCTTTCACCAAGACGACGCGGAAGCATGGCGGCCACTCGGCGAGGTCCAATGGCGGCGAGGTGGTCACGTTCCCTTTGGTTGCAAGGCCAAGACAAGTT CTTGACGATGAGTCTGAACCTTTTGATCGTGTAGCAGTGGCTATTGCCCGTGTCGCCCAAAAGTTCGGAGGACCGCCTGCAGTGCGTGCCCGAAGTCAGAAAGACGACAAGAACTACGTGCCAGGGAACCAGTACCCTATTTCCCACCCCATCAAGCCGACATCAGAAGGCAGCACCGGCATCTATCAATACGGGCCCGACTTTTCTTACTTTATCAGGGTTGAGCTCGGCTCCCAGAAGACGCCATTGTATATGCTTTTGGACACCGGTGCGGGCAACACTTGGGTCATGGGAACCGACTGCACGGAATATGCCTGCCGCCTTCACGATAGATTCGACACGGCAACATCAACGTCTTGGAAGGCCAATCAAGCTGATGACTTCTTCATCAACTATGGCACAGGTAATGTCACAGGTGTTGTGGGATGGGATAACATGGTGCTGGCGGGGAAGACTGTCAATGTTCAATTTGGTGTGGCCAACCATACTGCAGAAGAACTGCGACATTATGCCTTTGATGGCATTCTGGGTCTGGGGATGGGCCACTCTGTCACTGGGAGTTTTTTCAAGGAGGTCAGGCAACAGAACGCCCTCAAGCCGATCGTTGCCATCAGCATGAACAGAGATTCGGACGGCGTGAACGACGGCCAGGCCACTTTCGGCGGCATTGACCCGGCCAAGCATGTCGGTGAGATCAAGTACGCCGACGTCACGACGGAGCACAAGGCGAAGGGCGAGTGGGTCATTCCCATCGAGGGTTTTTCGTTCGACGGAAAACAGGCCAAACTCAACTCTACAAAagccatcatcgacaccGGAACAACATACATCTTTGGGTCGCCGTCCGACGTCGCGGAGCTCTTCAAGCTCGTTCCCGGGGCCAAACTGGATGAGAAGCCGGCCTACACCGAGTATATCGTCCCCTGCGAAACCAAAACGGCATTCAAAGTTACTTTTGGAGGTGTCGCATATGAGATTCCAGCCAAGGACTGGGTGGCCCAAGTCGTAGATGACAAGTGTCTCAGCCGTATCTATGGTTATATCGATCTACCTAGTTTTCGGCCTGGCGAATGGATTATGGGGGATGTTTTCCTCAAGAATGTCTATTCTGTGTTCGACGCCGACAACGGCAACATGCGAATAGGCTTTGCAAACAAGGCAGCCCCGCCCAAGCCGACGAGCACGGGCAACACAGGTGCTGTGGCGACTGGCGAAGATGGTCGGCCTGTCGTACCTGGATCTACCGGGAGCGCAACTGGCGAGACAAGTGCTGAGACGGTAACTCCAAAGACGGTCTCTGGTGGCAGCAAAGTAGGAGGTGTCGTGTTTACCTTGGCCTGGGCTCTGGTCGCTTgggccatgatggcggtgtgA
- a CDS encoding hypothetical protein (EggNog:ENOG503P259), translating to MSRAIDPKTAANLKSVNLQQVYEELTQTLTLPSSPSTLLEIEILKEFHFPPGQTILRDNNFIAISKLALVQSFVFARTRLRAYQTDPSFFSSDDISSATFTILLFDPEHLTAANTRKRLLQSELQRQNSDHRTVLEQEKRTVDSLLTSRLHRHTKSPVLWSHRRWLITQYAKYGLSVEVTGDIERIVCVAGERHPRNYYAWCHARFLVNISNNNFNRGKLLEIVQTWCAQNHTDISGWSFLSFLLGRDKDAPGVIAKVLDLVEALRLSNESVWVFLPTLAAAGVMTEEAYSRFLEIQKELLEMETTAVADKAVLRRAVEWCETYRSPSADRGRG from the coding sequence ATGTCTCGAGCCATAGACCCAAAAACAGCCGCAAACCTCAAGTCCGTCAACCTACAACAAGTATACGAAGAACTAACGcaaaccctcaccctcccctcctccccatccaccctcctcgaaaTCGAAATCCTCAAAGAGTTCCACTTCCCCCCCGGCCAAACCATCCTCAGAGACAACAACTTCATCGCCATCTCCAAACTCGCCCTAGTCCAATCCTTCGTCTTCGCCCGGACCCGTCTCAGAGCCTACCAAACCgacccctccttcttcagctcagaCGACATATCCTCCGCCACattcaccatcctcctcttcgacCCCGAGCACCtcacagcagccaacaccaGAAAACGACTTCTCCAGTCAGAATTGCAAAGGCAAAACTCTGACCATAGAACGGTGTTGGAACAAGAAAAGAGGACGGTAGACAGTCTCCTCACAAGCAGACTACACCGACACACCAAATCCCCCGTGTTATGGAGTCATCGGCGGTGGCTCATCACCCAGTACGCAAAGTATGGTCTGTCAGTTGAAGTCACGGGTGATATCGAGAGGATTGTCTGCGTGGCTGGGGAGAGACATCCCCGGAACTACTACGCTTGGTGTCACGCCAGGTTTTTGgtcaacatcagcaacaacaacttcaacCGTGGGAAGCTGTTGGAAATAGTCCAGACTTGGTGCGCTCAGAATCACACCGACATATCAGGGTGGTCATTCCTGTCttttctcctcggccgcgACAAGGACGCACCGGGGGTGATAGCCAAGGTGTTGGATCTGGTCGAAGCTCTCCGGTTGTCAAACGAGTCTGTCTGGGTGTTTTTGCCGACTTTGGCAGCGGCGGGTGTCATGACGGAGGAGGCTTATTCTAGGTTTTTGGAGATTCAAaaggagctgttggagatggagacgACGGCGGTGGCAGACAAggcggtgttgaggagggcggtggagtgGTGTGAGACATATCGGAGTCCATCAGCAGACAGAGGACGCGGCTAA
- a CDS encoding hypothetical protein (BUSCO:EOG09263CUQ; EggNog:ENOG503NYJB; COG:S) — MSSSSAPKGSSVQSTAPVPASTASSNTTPSRKNRHKKKKNTNNNNNNTNNGGKGSNGNNNSSSVAAQKQQREPPPGEKDGIESARSQEPETLNAPGSPLSPPPDKLEHTFPLADEGLESVKPEDEPEKIVEPEEEPEPEQPEEEPPANGHADTNGHQHKPTEKTTTPPQPPSINTKLEATMSSSPDNSALREEVEKLRQQLEAQSTEITQLKADLEESESAKDHAETQYQTLLGRVEKIKETLGERLKRDKAELEEAKDRVEELEAQNDQLTQQIESQREETEQLKQEVQEQGRELTSLRSRSNLSQQNWHREKDDLDRLAKKLREELESTATAMGEWEVIAMEERSQRELLAEKVSELEEELLSTKEGYERAVGDRDVQSQAVDRLQRALQEIQDARKKELRDIVEANEELVQSLKKRVQEAEQKANEAEAERETLSKELERTASFEKEVKEKNLLIGKLRHEAIVLNDHLTKALKYIKKTKPEEMIDKQLVTNHFLQFLTLDRSDPKRFQILQVMAGFLGWSEEQREKAGLSRPGASGGLRLPTSPFHRTPSSPALNSEFFADQNASLAGVTPKERGESLSDLWASFLERSVDEAGVGGGGKGSRKDSASSAGTRPGV; from the exons AtgtcctcttcttccgcgCCGAAGGGCAGCTCTGTCCAATCAACAGCACCAG TTCCCGCCTCGACCGCATCTTCAAACACCACTCCTAGCAGGAAGAACAGGcataagaagaagaaaaacaccaacaacaataataataacaccaacaacggcggGAAGGGCAGCAACgggaacaacaacagcagcagcgtaGCGGCGCAGAAGCAGCAACGAGAGCCACCACCAGGAGAAAAGGATGGCATTGAGAGCGCCCGGTCTCAAGAGCCAGAAACTCTG AATGCGCCAGGCAGCCCCTTGTCCCCGCCGCCAGATAAGCTCGAGCACACCTTTCCGCTAGCAGACGAGGGGCTCGAATCTGTGAAGCCAGAAGACGAACCCGAGAAAATAGTAGAGCCGGAGGAAGAGCCCGAGCCTGAACAGCCAGAGGAGGAACCCCCAGCCAACGGTCATGCCGACACAAACGGCCACCAACACAAACCAACAGAGAAAACGACGACGCCCCCGCAACCacccagcatcaacaccaaactGGAAGCCACCatgtcctcctcaccagATAACTCGGCTCTCCGAGAAGAGGTAGAGAAGCTTCGCCAGCAATTGGAAGCTCAGTCAACAGAGATTACCCAGCTGAAAGCCGACCTCGAAGAATCCGAATCCGCCAAGGACCATGCGGAAACCCAATACCAGACCCTTCTCGGTCGCGTTGAGAAGATCAAAGAGACCCTCGGCGAGCGCCTCAAGCGCGACAAGGCCGAGCTGGAAGAGGCGAAGGACCGGGTGGAGGAATTAGAAGCGCAGAATGACCAGCTCACGCAACAGATCGAGTCCCaaagggaggagacggagcaGCTGAAGCAAGAGGTTCAGGAACAAGGGCGGGAGTTGACAAGCCTGAGAAGCAGATCCAATCTGTCTCAACAAAATTGGCACAGGGAAAAAGATGACTTGGACAggctggccaagaagctAAGAGAAGAGCTGGAAAGCACAGCCACCGCGATGGGAGAATGGGAGGTCATCGCCATGGAAGAACGCTCCCAAAGAGAACTCCTCGCCGAGAAAGTCTCCGAGTTGGAAGAGGAATTGCTCTCCACAAAAGAAGGCTACGAAAGAGCCGTCGGGGACCGAGATGTCCAAAGCCAAGCGGTGGATAGACTTCAGCGAGCCCTCCAAGAGATCCAAGACGCTCGCAAGAAGGAACTCCGGGACATTGTCGAAGCAAATGAAGAGCTCGTCCAATCCCTCAAGAAGCGAGTTCAGGAAGCCGAGCAAAAAGCCAACGAGGCCGAAGCAGAAAGGGAAACCCTCTCCAAGGAACTCGAACGGACCGCCTCCTTTGaaaaggaggtcaaggaaaaGAACCTTCTCATTGGCAAACTTCGTCACGAAGCCATCGTTCTAAACGACCACCTGACCAAGGCACTGAAGTACATCAAGAAGACGAAGCCAGAGGAGATGATCGACAA ACAACTAGTAACAAACCACTTCCTCCAattcctcaccctcgaccGCTCAGACCCCAAACGCTTCCAGATCCTGCAGGTCATGGCCGGCTTTCTCGGGTGGAGCGAGGAACAGCGCGAAAAAGCCGGTCTCTCCCGCCCTGGCGCTTCAGGAGGTTTGCGCCTTCCCACCTCACCGTTCCATCGCACGCCTAGTTCGCCGGCGTTGAACAGCGAGTTTTTTGCTGATCAGAACGCTTCGCTTGCGGGGGTGACACCCAAAGAAAGAGGGGAGAGCTTGAGCGACCTTTGGGCGAGCTTTTTGGAGAGGAGCGTGGATGAGGCGGgtgtgggtgggggaggcAAGGGGTCGAGGAAGGATAGTGCTAGTAGTGCGGGGACGAGGCCAGGTGTCTGA